The Arachis hypogaea cultivar Tifrunner chromosome 14, arahy.Tifrunner.gnm2.J5K5, whole genome shotgun sequence DNA window AGTGCAAATATATGATATATAAGTAATGTTATGGctataatgaatgattatgaaatgattatgaatgaatatgaatgaaaTGAGGCTTATGCACTTATGTTATTTGAGATATGAGTGTCTTTGGGTAAAGTATCGTGGCTTgtcaccacgtgttccaggttgagactcgatactttgttgaccctacgatgtaagaGGTGACtaggcacttataaattcccgagaaggatacccccattgagcaattttatatatatgagaaaaagctatgcatagactcttggggatgcacgtcgggggacagtccagggtttagcagccgAACTTGTCGAGTTGGCTTTATAATCGACAGATGGGACTCATCAGCCCTACGActggcatgcatcatatgcatattatttgaattgcttgcttgtgcattaattgaAATTGCCTAAGTGATTATAATATGTTATTTGTTATATTTGCTATTTGTATTACTTGTATTCTATCTATGTTTGCCATTGTCTGCTTGTTTGTCTTTGTAATTTCAGCAgagatggaggaacggaggaaaggcAAAGAGATTTAGGGTTCTAGTTAAGTTTTAGTTAGGTTTAGAAATCCCTAGAGGACCATCCATTcatggtttctgttttagttatCTAAGTTTTATAACCTGAGTTTCGGCGTTCTAAGATTGCCTATGGTTTTTtcgggaccttatatcttatgtatgcggcaccattaccatgctgagaagtTCTCATTTCATACGaatatttgtgtttttcagatgcaggttgagaggcacctcgctaggcatCTGGAGTTCTGCATGGATCCTTGGGATATTATTTTGTGTGTTGTTTATATATGACTATATGTATAGAACTCTCCTAAAAACTTGTTTTActtttgtacctcttagaggtgTATGGAGAACTAGGATCTCTTTTGTGTATTTTGGGCTATGggttttgtatatatgtatgtaaatattctccggccagccttagcttcgcaggctgagttatcCTCTACTCttgttttctatatatatatttatgttagTGAACCTTAGTTTTCTTCATACGTAAGTAACCTTATATCCTTagcgttgcgcttttaatttTGCAATTTTGCTTTAGTTATTTCTTCAAGGCTTCTAGTATATTATTTCCTTTCAATTATTATAcgtatatctattttattttagatgtcgtaataccacaccacctctgttttacgacttaagcataaagctctgtgtggtaagaTGTTACAAACGACATCTAACGTTAGAAGATTGATTTATGTATTTTAAATCTTTGGAAACTAAAGTGTACGATCCAAATTCTGATTTGAGTTATTACTCTTTTTAAGAGGTTAGAGTTACTATAAATTGTTTATaagatttaattaataaaattttataattattatttgtgaCCACAAAGACACAtactcaatttaattttaaaattgaatccatctttttcttttttttttctttttacaaattcATTATCATTGACATACTTAATTCTTTATGTTGTTTGGAGtctcttgtattttttttaatacttggTAAATATTCTCAACCTCTACAAGAAAAGATAGACAGCATGCAGTACTTACAAAACAACAAAATAGAAGTTTACATCAATTCACACAGAAGAaataccataaaccctaaatcttcAATTCGTTTGTTCTTTTTCACCTTTCAATTTCATAGCATTTGTATTGGTTTGGATTTGATTGTTACATGTCTAAATTGAATATCTCTACTTGGAGTATTGCAATCCTAGTACAACTATACTCAAtaacggatccagaaaattttgatagtggggtaaaatatatataacatgataataatttttataataaaaatattaagtttacataaaaaattaggtatcaaattatctactatagatttatgtataaatacatatattatttaatttatttttaatatatattttgtatttcaaaatttgtattttaagatttattttgtacaaataattattttatgtatacgtagtataattgttgttataattatattttgttattgtaaaatatgattaggcttcaaaatatctaattacaaattaaaatactaaaatggtaatttaaataataacatataatttaaaatttaattttttatatttcatattttgaaactttgacaatataatcaaaatgtctttttttttgtatatgttgTTGAACAATCATTTAAAATTCAACTTTCATACAATTAGCTCTTGATGATATTCATTGTTGAAAATGTTCATTCAATTAGTGTAATTATaaaaaactaaagctaatttcaaaagaaacacaaatgaatagataatattctttcaagtcgatttctaagaaagaacaacaatcttatttaaatttaaaaattcatcatTATAATGGACATCTAATATGAAGTACTCAAATTGACTATTAAGTGTCGAaggttgaataaaaaattattgtggggtcaaatttaataatttagtggggacaaataaatattattattattattatatactactcaaTAAAATTCCAAATTGTATTACTATACTACtcactaccaaaaaaaaaaaaaaatctatggtTACGATTTTTGACCTATGATTACAATTTTTTTACCGTGGCTTATGCTAGCGTGGctatagatctatggtcacgattttttttatctataatcACGGTTTCTATAATCACAATTGCAGTGTTTAAATTCTGACATTTTAGGCCAtatttttttaccgtgaccatagcctaatTTATGGTCACGATCTTAACGTGACCATAGCTTATCTATAGCCACCCTattttaaaaccgtgaccatagcttaatctatggtcacagttttagcgTGACCATAATTTATCTATGATCACCCTATTTTAAAATTGTGACCATAGcctactctatggtcacccttgtTTTAAACTGTGACCATAACTTACTCTATAGTCACCCTTttgtaaaaccgtgaccataggttgaTCTATGATCATGGTTGTAGCGTGACCATAACTTATCTATAATCACCCTATTTTAAAACCATGACCATAACTCACTCTACGGTCAcccttttgaaaaaccgtgaccataatcTTATCAAGGTCACGGTTTTTAACGTGAACATAGTTTATCTATAGTCACTCTattttaaaaccgtgaccatagcttactctatggtcacgattttagcGTGACAATAACTTATCTATAGTCACGCTATTCTAAAAGCGTGACCATAACTTACTCtggtttctaaatttttttttaaaacataatcacatcccaaaattatgataatcacaaaataagtcTAAAAGGAAAAAATTCAAGacatctaaattataaaatttatattataagctAGATATATTTTTAGTTCAAACAACACAAATTAATATACTTGAGTGAATACACTTGTCTCGATCTCAATTCTAAACAATGATATATATACTAACACTAAGTACTTCTAGGAGCTAAAGATTAGCCAAGATTAGTTgtaactaactctaaactaactTTAGAGTTGTGATGTCAATTTATCCTTTGCCTTGACATATTGGTTCCTTTTGATCCTCAGCTTTGATAACAATAACTTTTAATAATCAAGTAATCCCTTAGCATTTAGCAACACTGGAAACAACAAACCTAGACAAGAATTCAAACTATcagcaacaaaaaataaataagaaaaattaaattgaacataCAGTAAAAAAATTAGCAAAAATTTGATCAATTCCTTGAATAATACTATGCGAATGGGAAGTCCCAGATCCTTCAGGGTCATCCTCAATTCTTCTTAACTTTGATTCAATATCAGTATATTGgttggggagaaaataaaaaggcCAGCACGTTTCAGTTCACCaaataaaattgaagtggaaAAAAGGTGCTGCTTATAAAATTGAATTACATGTTCCAAAAGTGTAGGGCTCTAACTACTTTGTCTTAACTGTGTATAATGTGCAGTCTAGATTTCGAATAAGTGGTTCATATCTTTATGCATCAGCGTGAATCAAGATCTCTTTAGACAGTTTTGAGTTTGCCtctcataaaaaatcaaagatcGTATAATAAGCCTCAATTTTGAATAATGTTAAACATATGGGAAGTCCCAAATTCTTAAAGGTCATCCTGGATTCGTCTTAACTTTGACTTGATATGTAAATAatgaataaaaactaaaaaaggtGTTTGGATTTACCTGAGGAGAAAAAGGTGTGTATGGTGTATACTGTTGAATGCAGAGCAAATTCCTATTCAGCAAAACATATATTTTCATGGTTATGTCCATCTAGAGTAATATTTGAACAATTGAGTCAATGTGGCACTGCTGCGGCAGTGTTCACCTTGTGGCAGCATTCCAGAGCAGCTCTCATGACGGAGACATTCCCAATGCACTCAAAACTATAATCAACTCCGCCATCCGTAAGATCAACTATGACCTGCTGAATTGGTTTATCATGTTCTTTAGGATTAATAAACTCGGTGACTCCAAAGTTCTTCGCTGCAAGATAAAATAGCAAGAGAAGTAAACAGAAGAACATGTATTTAAAGTTGCACACAATAAGACAACACTCTTGCTTAGAAATAAGAAACCTTGGAGCATATCACTTCACAACATCAAGGGCATATGTTTCAGACATTTACCTGTATCAAATTTCTTGCCGTCAATATCAATGCCAATAATACGAGATGCACCAGCACTTTTTGCACCCTCTGCAACCTGTAAgtataaaataatcaattgcaATGGTAGTTCGAGACCAAGCAAAAAATACATTTACTACTACAGGAAAGAAACTTACAGCAAGACCAACAGTTCCAAGGCCAAAAACAGCAACAATTGACCCTGATTCAACTTTTGCAGTGTTCCATACAGCTTCAAGccctaaaaagttaaaaataacagTTTTCTTAAAtgcaaaataataaaagaacaaggCACAGGAAGGAAGGCGTGACTCAAGTGTAGTCTTTCAAATATAGCACTAAAACCAGAacaaagggaagaaagaaaggaaaaagaaaatgaatatcCAACAACAAACATTACTCTTTAGAAGAGGGAGAGGGGGGGGgggataattatattaattgataaACTATCATGTTAAGAAGCTTAAGAGTGCTATTAGGCTACTTTCTTATCGAATTTAAACAATGGCAAGTGATAATGATGAATCCATGAGAGATCAACAAAAACTATGCCTTGTTCTATTATAGGCTACATGGACCAGAATATGCAAAAATCAATTAGACATCATTACATCAAACTCAAAACTCTGAATTATTCAAGCTGACTTTGAATTTTTCTTCCTATTATTATTAACCTCACTAGGTAGATCTAATCaccaagtaaaaattaaaatttttcttccTTTACAAAATTTGGATTCAAATTCCCATATGAGAGGTAACATGTGCTGAATGACTTGGATGaaattaaacattattattaGTCAAAGATTTGCAATATGAAATCAtgtaagagagaaaataaaataaaattacagcaGTAACACCTATCATGAAGAAGTTGGTCTAAGCGTTCAATATATATGAAACAGAGGAAGAACCaaatttgaaaacaaataaattaaacggTTAAAGGTTAAccattttggaaaaaaattacaGAAGTCAACACACATTGAACAACAAAAATACATGCAACTCAAAATGCTAACAAGAGCATGAACATGGTGCTTCTAGAAGAAGCATTTCTAAGTTATATAGCTGAATGCATTATGCCACACATTCTTAGGACTTAGCCCCATTTTTGTATATAAATGGCCAATCagtttattttgttttgaattttggagatagaaaataaaatataaacctcAATGTATCCAAAGTTTTCCGGATCCAACTCCTCCATTATAAGGGCAGCGTATTCCTCAGTACTGTCTTGTATTTTTAACAGCTTATTTGCTGAAGCACTTAATGCAATAATCTGCACAATAATTATGCATGCAACAACAATATAATGTTCACATCTTAACAAGAATAAGTAATTTGTAATGAATCTCGTAAAAACTTATTACGGAAGTACGAAAAAGTAAACTATCACATGCATTATCGAAAACATTAAGCATTTAAAAAGATGCCTTTTCTGTTTTTTAACGAGTGCCGTGTTAAAATACTCATTCAAAAAATGACAATGAAAGTAACGAAAAGTGCATGTAGACCAAATCTAATTCAATATTTTTGACACTAATTGGCTTATAAAAATGATCTATTTTGACTTACAGCTATATAGACAAGTAAGCATACGTAATTTTCTTCAAGCATGTGATGCATAATTTAATAACAAGCAAATTCCACCAAATGTAATTGGTATTCTATTCTTTCTAATTTTCATGAATAATTTACAATCAAAATCCACACAATCTGTCGCGATTTTATGTAGTATGTCTATTATTTAAAAACTGAGCACTGAGCACCTACTTTAATAAGAATCAAAATAAAACAGAGAACTGATATCTAAAACAGAGAACTCAAtaagaatcaaaataaaataaataaataaataaactttacTGTAACAAACGCATCCAATGGGAAGAGACCGCGACGGAGGACGGGAAGTGGGCTCGAACAGAGAGCGAGAAGAGGGAGACGACGACCGAGGATAGCTCGAAGAGACCTTCGTCGGACGGAGACCTTCGGCGGTGGAGATGGCCGTTCGTTGGCGAGGAGGAGGGAGACGTTGGTGTAGAGGAAGGTGCGGATGACGGTTGGGCCAGGGTCTTCGAGGCGGAGGGAGTTGCCTTTGAGAGTGGAGAGTGCGGCGGCGATTGTTTCTGGTGGTGGTGAAGGGGTGGCGGTGGGGGCGGAGTAGGTGAGGCCGACAAAGAATGGGGAGTGGGGAGGGATGGGTTAGGGTtaccttcttttttctttctttaagagTGACATCGAGAATGGGGAATGGGGGATCGGGGAATTTTGCGGCTGTTTGAGGGGAGGGGTtgggttttaaaaaaaaaaaaaattgaaaaccgtGATTATAGATCATCTTAGCCTATCTCTTAAAACTGTGATAATAAGATATACGTATTTTatgatcatttttttttttaatgtaaaattgTGATTATAGATACCTTttaaattatttctaaaattGTGATTATAGATACATTTGAGTCACTTTTCATAAAATCGTGACTATAAATCTCGTGTCATTTTTTTTGGTCATTCCTAATTGATGGTTTGATGCTACTCTTATTATTACTGTAGGAGAGATGATTGAGTAGTCATGAAATAAAAGAGGGAAGGAGTGAGCAAAGTTTTCATAATCGAAATGAAAACTAACCGAACTTTTCTCTTCTAAAATTCCctcaatcaaaatttgaaaatccaATTCTACTCCTCACTTCTCTCACCATTGACATGGACTTCTATAGTGGTTCTGACAAGGACTCCTACgtcatctcaattcctgccaacaaaaataaaaagaatattaacGTCATGGATAATGAGGTTGCTCGAAAGCTTGTCTCGTATACTGTCCCTAAATCTATGCTCAAGGAGATATCCAGTGACAGTGACGTTAAATTGGATTATTCAGGAAGCTATAGAAGATTACCAACACGAAGGATGAGTACCGCCAAAAGAGGCTCAAGCAGATCATCTCACTTGAGCGCCATGATCTTTTCTCTGCTGGCGAGAAGACACCGGATCCTTCCATCAGGACCTACGCGGATGTTACGAGGGAGTAGGCATTGAAGATGGAGAAGGAGGAGACGTTGAGGCTattgtgaagaagaagaagatgaaggcaTTGAAGAGGGAGAAGGAGGAGACGTTGAGGCTATTGTGAAGAAAAAGAGGATGAAGGAAGAGGAGAATACTGCTAAGGCGGCGCCACCACAGGCTACACCAGCGCTGTAGCTGTAGCAACAAAAAAGACAGAGGAATAGGTGGGACGAGTAACAAGATGAGGGTGGTGCTACAAAAAAGTCAAAAATtgatgaaattttaatttaagtAAGAGAATCTCCTTTGCCagcaatttttagtattttttgttatcatttgattaggataaatactaaattattcttaacaaataaattttactaattcataTATACAAACAGAAAAAATATAGTGCAAACTATATTGATTTATGGGtacaaaattctaataaatataaatacaaactataaattttttatgtgtaAAATCCTTGTAAATATGAGTACAAATTATTCTTCGCcaaatattgacaaaaaataataatatttactataGCAATACTCTTTAAATAATtggatattttgtttttatttttaattaataaagatatttaagtaattttatttatttcagtttctatatttaatttaaatcaaataaaacacTGAAAAATAATTCGatcctatatattttataataaatataacacAAAAACTTAATTTATCTCTATATCTTTGTCTTTTAATCTTAGTTTTTTTTCCAAATACAATCTTATAATtcaataattcaatcaattaattaattgaacCGAATGGTCCAttctttaatttataatataataagaatTTAGTTCAGCTATATTTTTATAACATTCTTAAAATgtgtatttttaacaaaatttataaaataaatatataaattattttaaaataaaactattatatacatactaaaatttaatgattaatcttttatgtacatataatatATGAATTATTCTCCACGTACAAGTAATTTTTTCATACAAGTCATTCATATTCACGCGCTTTTACGTTTTTCTTCGTGTCTCTTCTTCTTCGTaatttttctctcttgttatcatCGTTATCAACaccacctcttcttcctcctcctcctcttcctcattcttttttcattggaatttcttctcctcctttctttttctctttctcctccatcatcagttatctcgttgttgaaaataataaataattcaagttcagattgtcaattgaactagaacaaaattgattattgttttgaatccaatcaagtggctgaggtgtggttcaattcaaaagaaaaaatatagcatcagaggaaacatttttccgtatttgcagtaaatttgggtgtatcacgaagatatttgggtgtatcacgaagatatttgagtgtattttaagaattttttggtgtatttttattctaataagttctgcataatttaaaactcttcttcttcctcctcattttctactgcttcttcttttttttccatcatcatcactatcttcttcatctttttttcttattcatcttttcctttaccttctcaagtttcttcttgttttactttcttaacaagaataaaaaaatcaaacaaagaagaagaagaaacacataatgctgcaaaattacttggaagaggatgaacttacatttatttaactaaaagaaagaaagaaataaggaaaaaagaaaaagaaaaaagatgcagtattagagaaaatatttttctatatttgtaacaaatttgggtgtaacacgaagatatttgggtgtaacacgaagatatttgggtgtgttttaagaattttttggtgtatttttattctgataagttctgcataattcaaaactcttcctcttcctcttcctcctcctcatcttctactgcttcttcctcctcatcttcttatttcgttttcttataatttttcttgggagaaaaaatcaaacaaagaagaaaaaaatacataatgttgcaaaatcaataggaagaggaagaagaaaaaatacagcaacaacaacagtaacaaaaaaataacgatgaagatgaaatacgcgaagaaaaatgaggagaaacgcaaaaaagaaggagaagaagaaggaagagtaggaggagaaggaggaacgcaaagaagaagaagaagcgtctTCCAAAATGGTGAGTGAGAGCGCGCTTTGGAAACAGTTAAGTGATGCGCATGTTATCATGCTCCAGTGGGTAAATGTAGTTTTTGTTAGACTTggcccaacttgtaagacttgtaagccaaaaagacttgtatatgTAGCATAGCTCATAATATAATTGTTTTAAAAGAGATCAATTAATTAAAGTAACTAAGACGGTGAtagagtaaaagacataaaagaaaaccaagaaaaggaATATGGTTAAATTCTGTTATAATGGTTAAGAGTAGtaacaattcctttaataatAAGCAATGCATTCTGTTCTACATTATAATCctctattatatatacatataatgtaACAACCTAGTTTTCAGATACATGAGACTTTATCTAAAGAAGTGGAGTTTTTGAaagtttagtaaaaaaaaaaatatttctactgTATCATCAAGCACCTCAACCTACATCATTCTTATGTCATAATTAAGCAAGAATCTTTTTTGAGATAAGCTTAACAACACAGTCGCGAAGAACTTAGTTTTTGAACTGCTTTGGTTAAGAGTTTTAGATTCTAGTTTCCGTagttagtctcagtttgacgagtCGAACTCGATTCACGAGAGAAGAgaaataatagtataatattattattatatcaataTTAGAGTTGCTTgagtaatattataatattatttgatcTGCTTTAGTTAAAAACAAGAGATAAGTTTAATCGGGCTCACAGCCTTCTGGTGCAAGTTAAtgccagcactctctgatgactttagctaTGCTAATGTCTCATCATATATCTTCTATTCTCATGTTAATCATATTACTAGTGTCATCTATAATAGTAGTTCAGATATTAATCTCTAGATGTGTTGTTAAGTGtgtgttctaatacatctagttttagtaattatacaTCTGAGATATTTTTCAACCACCACCCTAACTAGCCAATCATCATCAAGCATGTTTTTTcccacccccaagacactccaagctTCTCATTTCCACCTAGAATGGccgaaaataagagagaaagaaaagggagaaaacTTTGAACACATAGAACTTCAAATCTTGATTTCTTccaaaccaaaattcaaattaaaattctaaaccgaTTAAAGTGAttatctcttctttctcttcaaaTTCATGCCACTTTTCAGGGATCAAAATCCGATTAGGTGGCTGCTCATCCTTCCTCTTTTGTTCAGTTACAAGAAAACCTTGCTAAACTtgtattttcttgatgttcttccatagatatcttgcttagcttgacttgtgagaCCAGCCGACATCTGTACCCCGTTTGAATATGAACTTTAACCTAAGTCCTTTGTACGAGGCTCCTGTTATGAGACTACTTGATGAACTACTAGTGAGATGCCCTACAACAACGTATGATTGTGCAGATGATTAGTAGATGATAATCCACCTTTTGATGGCATTCAACCTGAcctgagttttgaagacctagaacgtacttttctTCGCTTTTGTAGTTTAAAAGGATTAAGTGAGTATAGAGTTTAGACTAGCTTGAGTGCCAGTTTAGGGACTTCTCAAACAGGTCAAGACCTcggatgatatatatatatagtaattatctAGTTATTTCTAGGAATGTTCTAATTGAGATCTATACTTTAATAAAGgctggtgttcataccctgggtcgagctgtccgacccgggatgtttagcgacatggcgaccgacctcttcaggttcgACTATCCGATCTCCtcttaaagagatcggccaaatcaacagaaaagcccaataaagggcccgaatagaggaacacgacccaaatccaaaggcaatccaagcctatagagataaaggcggttccctcaaagataagctgacttcactcaaaataagataagataagacctgataactaacttatcttatcttatcagaaaggtcagcccacaccactataaatatactggagcacctaggtataactcatactctgatactactaaaaaacctgcttaatacccgtgctaacttaagcatcggagtctcttgcaggtacccccaccctctggtggccaaggatcaacagtgcagcaagtccaacaagtcggacgcaacagctccggccgccatcagccagccggacacgttatctccgaccagtacagcaGATCTCGtcccaccaccatggcggacggccatgacaacgaccacgattcagatctagaaaacagaacgccgcacaaaaatgcggacaccacactgaaagataccccggaatccaacggagacaaaaattcatcaaatccgggagcaatagaggcgcttcaagatcgcttgaaacaacttgagaaagaaacccaacaacaacgagaaatcggaaaggatctacaaagagaggtacggcgacgtcgagaattgaaagaaaaactacagcaattagaagccgatctcaaatcaaaaactCCTCAGACTACTCCCGAGGAAAATTCACGaaaagaacaagatccattcaccagggaaatcatgaaaaccaaaattccaaaagacttcaaactcccggatatgattttgtacgacggcaccacagatcccaaccatcatctcagcaatttcagaagcagaatgtacaggagcgagcagaaaaacaCATCAACACGGAAGAGAATGCTCggctgggagaaacctcaaaatccggggcctcctaccgagacaaagacaaggaatccaaaaagaaagaagatcgacaagggaaaaaaaatcaaaaaataccataattacactcctctcagagTATCCCTGGTCGatgtatacaaagaagtctgccatacggagaaAATTCTCCCAGCACGACCACTCAAaggaaaaagaggaggaggaaaccggaaggaa harbors:
- the LOC112743075 gene encoding uncharacterized protein is translated as MIYNHGFQFFFFLKPNPSPQTAAKFPDPPFPILDVTLKERKKKVTLTHPSPLPILCRPHLLRPHRHPFTTTRNNRRRTLHSQRQLPPPRRPWPNRHPHLPLHQRLPPPRQRTAISTAEGLRPTKVSSSYPRSSSPSSRSLFEPTSRPPSRSLPIGCVCYRLEAVWNTAKVESGSIVAVFGLGTVGLAVAEGAKSAGASRIIGIDIDGKKFDTAKNFGVTEFINPKEHDKPIQQVIVDLTDGGVDYSFECIGNVSVMRAALECCHKEFALHSTVYTIHTFFSSGLLFPVLLNAKGLLDY